In the Flavobacterium sp. 90 genome, TGAAAATGAATTGAAGCCACAATTTTAGCTCTGTCTTCCAGTCGTTTTAAGAAATGATAGCGATTATTTTCGCGAAACAAAACAAAAACGATGATACACAGTAATAGTGTACTAAAGGTCGAAAGTGCTACATATGTAAAAGTTATTTTTTTTCTTACATCCATTTTATGGCTTTAAAATATAACCTAAACCTTTCATTGTATGAATAAGTTTAGTAGAATAAGGCTTATCTATTTTCTTTCTTAAATACGTAATATAAACATCGACAACATTGGTATTCATGTCAAAATTAATATCCCAAACATTATCCAAAATCTGATCGCGAGACACAATTCTACCGGTATTTTTAGCTAAATAATACAGTAGTTTAAATTCTTTTGCGGTTAAAATAATCGATTCTCCATCTCTTTTTACAGATTTAGCTTTTCCATTTATTTCTAAATCGCTGATTACAATAGTATCAACTTTTTCTGTATCCTGATTTGCTCTTCTATTTAAGGCATTTACTCTGGCGTCGAGTTCTCCAAACTTAAATGGTTTTACCAAATAATCATCGGCGCCGGCATTTAATCCCGTTACGATATTCTCTGAAGTTCCAAGTGCTGTTAAAAGTAAAACCGGAACAAAATTTTTGCTGGCACGCAATCTTCTACAAATTTCGATTCCGTTTATATCCGGCAACATTACGTCGAGAATTACAACATCAAAATTGTAATTATGAATCATTTCAAGAGCTGTTTTACCATCAAGAGCAACGCTTACTTCGTTATTGTTTTCGGCAAAACCTTTTCGCAAAATCGATAAAAGATTTGGTTCGTCTTCGACTATAAGTAATTTCATCTCAATTTGTGTATGGTTA is a window encoding:
- a CDS encoding response regulator transcription factor; translated protein: MKLLIVEDEPNLLSILRKGFAENNNEVSVALDGKTALEMIHNYNFDVVILDVMLPDINGIEICRRLRASKNFVPVLLLTALGTSENIVTGLNAGADDYLVKPFKFGELDARVNALNRRANQDTEKVDTIVISDLEINGKAKSVKRDGESIILTAKEFKLLYYLAKNTGRIVSRDQILDNVWDINFDMNTNVVDVYITYLRKKIDKPYSTKLIHTMKGLGYILKP